A single Venturia canescens isolate UGA chromosome 1, ASM1945775v1, whole genome shotgun sequence DNA region contains:
- the LOC122418194 gene encoding uncharacterized protein isoform X2, which translates to MPEVHFNDSFPENLSVQIYDTQNGAFAISFVCDISQGNIKGLARCDEHRIHSSYIKNCNKQQIWTCMYAIIKVLEHVSSTG; encoded by the exons ATGCCAGAGG TGCATTTCAATGATTCGtttcctgaaaatttgagtgttCAAATTTACGATACGCAGAATGGTGCCTTTGCAATCTCGTTCGTTTGCGACATTAGTCAAGGAAATATCAAAGGACTCGCACGATGTGATGA ACATCGAATTCATTCCTCATACATCAAGAATTGCAACAAGCAGCAGATATGGACATGTATGTATGCAATTATTAAAGTACTGGAGCATGTGTCATCTACAGGCTAA
- the LOC122418194 gene encoding uncharacterized protein isoform X1, producing MVPLQSRSFATLVKEISKDSHDVMKSDHLKLWIFEDENELSMETGENLKRMRQSPVNRNIIATGDKEHKLHRIHSSYIKNCNKQQIWTCMYAIIKVLEHVSSTG from the exons ATGGTGCCTTTGCAATCTCGTTCGTTTGCGACATTAGTCAAGGAAATATCAAAGGACTCGCACGATGTGATGA AATCAGATCACTTAAAATTATGGATTTTCGAAGATGAAAACGAACTGTCAATGGAAAcaggtgaaaatttgaaaagaatgAGACAATCTCCCGTAAATAGAAATATCATTGCCACAGGAGACAAAGAACACAagct ACATCGAATTCATTCCTCATACATCAAGAATTGCAACAAGCAGCAGATATGGACATGTATGTATGCAATTATTAAAGTACTGGAGCATGTGTCATCTACAGGCTAA